The following proteins are co-located in the Colletotrichum lupini chromosome 4, complete sequence genome:
- a CDS encoding phosphatidylethanolamine-binding protein, whose protein sequence is MSSSCRQAIRPLHRCLNRVATPLPIRRSLSTTPAPAAEVYKVSRERPETVDPVELDPNTAVAPWAEKDLWKAGTPPVGSRRRRYAIRTSSNIPFEQLPYQAFQEARKILAADREEKLRAIVKETEAIKLLEGLSGDQVRGGERMRQMRLSSLRKQVERLKILADINDPAVKRRFEDGLGDMSKPIYRFLAERKWQSYEAKMIEQRIQQLNIIPDILPKIKPTYDVQLFFRRSKVPPGKILPSNISEVPPRLRITPFTAGERLVSIVIMDSDIPSVETDGFTKRCHYLAANIPVSPTATSIPLSKIRDEAQLAVPYLPAFAQKGSPYHRLSIFILEQGDQKLDTAQLKKLYQARDGFSLKSYRDKFNLKPVGFNIFRTIWDENTAGVMERAGVPGADIEFRPKRVFSLKEPKKARGWEAKRQTAKYKHLWKYTKRIKGYSNAKGLVRRK, encoded by the exons ATGTCATCGTCGTGTAGGCAGGCCATCCGGCCGCTTCACCGATGCCTGAACAGAGTCGCCACGCCCCTGCCGATACGGAGAAGTCTTTCAACGACGCCCGCCCCTGCCGCCGAAGTGTACAAGGTGTCGCGCGAGCGCCCCGAGACTGTCGACCCCGTCGAGCTGGACCCCAACACGGCCGTCGCGCCGTGGGCCGAGAAGGATCTGTGGAAGGCAGGCACACCGCCCGTTGGTTCGAGACGTCGCCGTTATGCCATCCGCACGAGTTCAAACATCCCCTTTGAGCAGCTGCCCTACCAGGCATTCCAGGAGGCGCGCAAGATCCTCGCCGCCGATCGCGAGGAGAAGCTCCGTGCTATTGTGAAGGAGACGGAGGCGATCAAGCTGTTGGAGGGCTTGAGTGGTGATCAGGTTAGGGGAGGAGAGAGGATGCGTCAGATGAGGCTGTCCAGTCTGCGAAAGCAGGTCGAGAGATTGAAGATTCTGGCGGATATCAACGATCCCGCTGTCAAGAGGCGGTTCGAGGATGGGCTCG GTGACATGAGCAAACCCATTTACCGCTTCCTTGCCGAGCGCAAGTGGCAATcctacgaggctaagatgATTGAGCAGCGTATCCAACAGCTCAACATCATCCCCGATATTCTCCCCAAGATCAAGCCGACCTACGACGTTCAGCTCTTCTTCCGCCGCTCCAAGGTCCCCCCTGGCAAGATCCTCCCCAGCAACATCTCCGAGGTGCCCCCGCGTCTGCGCATCACCCCCTTCACGGCAGGCGAGCGTCTCGTCTCCATCGTCATCATGGACTCGGACATACCCTCCGTCGAGACCGACGGCTTCACCAAGCGCTGCCACTACCTCGCCGCCAACATCCCCGTCTCGCCGACAGCAACGTCCATTCCGCTCTCCAAGATCCGCGACGAGGCCCAGCTCGCCGTTCCCTACCTGCCCGCTTTCGCGCAAAAGGGCTCCCCCTACCACCGCCTCTCCATCTTTATCCTCGAGCAGGGTGACCAGAAGCTCGACACCGCCCAGCTCAAGAAGCTCTACCAGGCCCGCGACGGCTTCTCCCTCAAGTCGTACCGCGACAAGTTCAACCTCAAGCCCGTCGGCTTCAACATCTTCCGCACCATCTGGGACGAGAACACGGCTGGCGTGATGGAGCGCGCCGGTGTGCCGGGCGCCGACATTGAGTTCCGCCCGAAGCGTGTCTTCTCGCTCAAGGAGCCCAAGAAGGCCCGCGGTTGGGAAGCCAAGCGCCAGACCGCCAAGTACAAGCATCTGTGGAAGTACACCAAGCGCATCAAGGGGTACTCCAACGCCAAGGGCTTGGTCAGGAGGAAGTAG
- a CDS encoding ribosomal protein L4/L1 family protein translates to MAGKGVRSLGEAMRGLSLSSTCRNASPATSFIGSSGFTRSMATEAPFPGITTSVYSTSKQAEWTPTTSVPVTVHAFPTLEPQSLESYSTKHLYLPLRRDLLHLAVVYEGDSTRQGTASTKTRWEVRGSHRKLHPQKGTGRARAGTKQSPIRRGGGVSHGPKPRDFSTSLNRKVYDVAWRTALSYRYRRGQLIVCEDGMELPLPQDFLALTDGGFVGPKIAEEYRRKWMMQVLEANQWGKAHGRTLFITNGDRPRLEETMETVGDQGRCLGVHDVDVKDLLEEGRVVVERAALNEMIESHQSDLISKIFIGGALKRGPAIGGGKGKKKKKRNLSIYVTPINEEIFRLEGASPACSNRRHKLPFTLVLFQISTMISNSE, encoded by the exons ATGGCCGGCAAAGGAGTCAGGAGCCTCGGAGAGGCCATGAGGGGGCTTTCCCTCTCATCGACGTGCAGGAACGCGAGCCCTGCTACCTCCTTCATCGGCTCATCCGGCTTTACGAGATCAATGGCCACCGAGGCGCCATTCCCCGGCATCACAACCTCCGTCTACAGCACATCTAAGCAGGCGGAGTGGACACCAA CCACATCCGTCCCCGTCACAGTTCACGCCTTCCCGACGCTCGAACCCCAATCCCTCGAGTCCTACTCGACGAAGCACCTCTACCTCCCCCTCCGCCGCGACCTCCTCCATCTCGCTGTCGTCTACGAGGGCGATTCCACCCGCCAGGGTACGGCCAGCACCAAGACCAGATGGGAGGTTCGCGGCTCGCACAGAAAGCTACACCCGCAAAAGGGAACCGGCCGCGCCCGCGCCGGCACGAAGCAGTCGCCCATCCGCCGCGGCGGAGGTGTCTCCCACGGCCCCAAGCCGCGCGACTTCAGCACCTCACTCAACCGTAAGGTCTACGACGTCGCCTGGCGCACCGCCCTCAGCTACCGCTACCGCCGCGGCCAGCTCATCGTCTGCGAGGACGGCATGGAGCTGCCCCTACCCCAAGACTTCCTCGCCCTGACCGACGGAGGCTTCGTGGGACCCAAGATTGCGGAGGAGTACCGCCGCAAGTGGATGATGCAGGTTCTCGAGGCCAACCAGTGGGGCAAGGCTCACGGCCGGACGCTGTTCATCACCAACGGGGACAGGCCGAGGCTGGAGGAGACAATGGAGACCGTGGGAGACCAGGGCAGGTGCCTCGGTGTTCACGATGTGGATGTCAAGGATCTGTTGGAGGAGGGACGCGTGGTTGTTGAGCGCGCGGCGCTCAACGAGATGATTGAGTCGCACCAGAGTGACTTGATCAGCAAGATCTTCATTGGTGGTGCTTTGAAGCGCGGCCCGGCCATCGGTG ggggaaaggggaagaaaaagaagaagagaaatcTGTCGATATATGTAACACCAATCAACGAGGAGATCTTCAGGTTAGAAGGCGCCTCTCCGGCTTGTAGCAATAGAAGGCACAAATTGCCGTTCACTCT TGTGTTATTCCAGATATCAACTATGATTTCCAATAGCGAATAA